A section of the Triticum dicoccoides isolate Atlit2015 ecotype Zavitan chromosome 7A, WEW_v2.0, whole genome shotgun sequence genome encodes:
- the LOC119332586 gene encoding ABC transporter G family member 45-like has translation MEQSWEAEQAPPASGVSARPPPPLTHEDNRGFLQMLREKKERLGVDAAKVEVRFEELTVEADVRVGRRALPTLLNCAVNAAQELATSSHMCTTRKKPIKIINGASGTIRPSRMTLLLGAPGSGKTTFLKALAGKLDSSLKLKGKVMYNGEEVNSSTPQYLHAYISQYDLHHAEMTVRETIDFSSKMLGTNNEFEMLGEAIRRKKGVINKVDQDLDSFIKATTFGEGSNLTTNYIIKILGLSECADTLVGDEMRRGISGGQKKRATIGEMLVGLARCFFMDDISTGLDSSTTYEIVKFLQQMAHLMDLTVVISLLQPPPETLELFDDIILLCEGQIVYHGPRENATGFFEIMGFKCPSRKNVADFLQEVTSKMDQKQYWIGDENKYQYRSIEKFAESFRSSYLPQPAKDDLCKTNNTGKRKEIITSATRRISRWNIFKACFSREVLLLKRNSPLHIFKTVQITVMALVISTVFLRTNMNHKTVLDANKYMGSLFMAVVIVNFNGMTEIGMTIKRLPTFYKQRELLALPGWALLSSVFLISLPMSLLETGLWTSLTYYVIGYAPSFLRFIQQFLVLFAMHQMSMGLYRFLAAIGRTQVMANMLGTAALIAIYIFGGFVISKDNLQPWLQWGYWTSPFTYAQNAVALNEFLDERWAIEFYYANAKTVGEAILKIRGLLTEWHWYWICVGILFGFSLVLNILTIFALEFMNSPHKHQVNIDSTKTKTECKKQKVGTRNASTGQVALPFQPLSLVFDHINYFVDMPKEMIKYGVTEKKLQLLQDVSGVFRPGVLTALMGITGAGKTTLLDILAGRKTGGYIEGTIRIAGYPKKQDTFSRISGYCEQSDIHSPNLTVHESLQFSAWLRLPSNVNSRQRDMFIDEVMDLVELTGLKNAMVGIAGATGLSAEQRKRLTIAVELVASPSIIFMDEPTTGLDARAAAIVMRTVRKTVDTGRTVVCTIHQPSIGIFESFDELLLMKRGGQIIYSGSLGPLSSNMIKYFEAIPGVPRIKEGQNPAAWVLDISSHITEYVTGVDYAEIYRSSSLYRENMLLIEELGQPAPNTVDLHFPPGYWQNFRAQCMACLWKQRCAYWKNSEHNVVRFLNTFAVSIMFGIVFWKIGSTIKREQDVFNILGVVYGSALFLGFMNCSILQPVVAMERVVLYREKAAGMYCTLAYAIAQMAIELPYMLVQVLIFASIVYPMIGFEMTAVKFFWFVLYMVLSFMYYTLYGMMTVALTPNLEIAAGLSFLIFIFWNVFSGFIIGRELIPIWWRWVYWANPAAWTVYGLMFSQLGDRTELIRVPGQPDQTVREFLEGYLGLENRYFNLVTCLHLAIIALFAFLFFIFIKHLKFQRR, from the exons atggagcaGAGCTGGGAGGCCGAGCAGGCGCCGCCGGCGTCGGGGGTgagcgccaggccgccgccgccgctcacccATGAGGACAACCGCGGCTTCCTCCAGATGCTCCGCGAGAAGAAGGAAAG GCTGGGGGTCGACGCCGCCAAGGTGGAGGTGCGCTTCGAGGAGCTCACCGTGGAGGCCGACGTGCGCGTGGGCCGCCGCGCGCTGCCCACGCTGCTCAACTGCGCCGTCAACGCCGCCCAG GAATTGGCAACATCTTCACACATGTGTACCACAAGGAAAAAACCTATCAAAATTATAAATGGAGCAAGCGGGACAATTCGTCCATCACG GATGACACTTCTTCTAGGAGCACCTGGTTCTGGGAAAACTACTTTTTTAAAAGCATTGGCAGGAAAGTTGGATTCTTCTTTGAAG CTCAAAGGAAAGGTCATGTACAATGGAGAAGAAGTGAATTCCTCAACACCTCAATACCTGCATGCCTACATTAGCCAGTATGATCTTCATCATGCTGAGATGACCGTCAGAGAGACGATTGATTTCTCTTCCAAGATGTTGGGAACCAATAATGAATTTG AGATGCTGGGAGAAGCAATAAGAAGGAAAAAGGGTGTCATCAACAAAGTGGACCAAGATCTTGACTCGTTTATTAAG GCTACCACCTTCGGAGAAGGAAGCAACCTTACAACAAACTATATTATCAAG ATACTTGGTTTGTCCGAGTGTGCAGATACCCTAGTGGGGGATGAGATGAGAAGAGGCATATCAGGAGGACAAAAAAAGAGAGCCACGATTG GAGAGATGCTAGTTGGTCTAGCAAGATGCTTCTTTATGGATGACATATCAACAGGTCTAGATAGCTCCACCACATACGAGATCGTAAAGTTTCTCCAACAAATGGCTCATCTGATGGATCTCACTGTGGTTATTTCCTTGCTTCAACCACCTCCTGAGACGTTGGAATTATTTGACGACATAATCCTTTTATGCGAGGGGCAAATTGTATATCATGGTCCTCGAGAAAATGCTACTGGTTTCTTTGAAATTATGGGATTCAAATGCCCCAGCAGGAAGAATGTAGCTGATTTCCTTCAAGAG GTAACCTCGAAGATGGATCAAAAGCAATACTGGATTGGTGATGAAAATAAGTATCAATACCGGTCAATCGAAAAATTTGCAGAATCTTTTCGTTCATCCTATCTCCCACAACCTGCGAAAGACGATCTCTGCAAGACAAACAATACAGGAAAGAGAAAGGAGATTATAACAAGTGCAACTCGCAGGATCTCTAGATGGAATATTTTCAAGGCATGCTTTTCAAGGGAAGTATTGCTTCTTAAAAGAAACTCCCCACTTCATATATTTAAGACTGTACAGATAACTGTTATGGCTTTGGTGATCTCAACGGTTTTCCTTCGAACAAATATGAACCATAAAACTGTACTCGATGCCAATAAGTACATGGGATCACTCTTTATGGCTGTTGTGATAGTAAACTTCAATGGCATGACTGAAATTGGAATGACAATAAAGCGACTCCCCACTTTCTACAAGCAAAGAGAGTTACTAGCATTGCCAGGATGGGCACTTCTTTCTTCGGTATTCCTTATCAGCCTCCCAATGTCACTTCTAGAGACAGGTCTGTGGACCAGCTTAACCTACTATGTGATTGGCTACGCACCTTCCTTTCTCAG ATTCATCCAGCAGTTTTTGGTACTTTTTGCCATGCATCAAATGTCAATGGGCCTCTATCGTTTCTTAGCGGCAATAGGAAGGACGCAAGTAATGGCCAACATGCTAGGCACTGCAGCTCTCATAGCAATCTACATATTTGGAGGCTTTGTCATATCAAAAG ATAACCTCCAACCATGGTTGCAGTGGGGATACTGGACATCCCCATTCACCTATGCACAGAATGCTGTTGCCCTAAATGAGTTCCTTGATGAAAGATGGGCTATT GAATTTTACTATGCAAATGCTAAAACAGTTGGTGAAGCTATCCTCAAGATCAGGGGGTTGCTCACAGAGTGGCATTGGTACTGGATTTGTGTCGGCATTTTATTTGGATTCTCGCTGGTCCTCAACATCCTCACTATATTTGCACTAGAGTTCATGAACT CTCCACACAAGCATCAAGTTAATATCGATTCCACGAAGACAAAAACGGAGTGTAAGAAACAAAAAGTTGGAACTCGCAATGCATCAACTGGTCAAGTTGCCCTCCCGTTTCAGCCTCTTTCCCTTGTATTTGATCATATCAACTATTTTGTTGACATGCCTAAG GAAATGATTAAGTATGGAGTAACAGAGAAAAAGCTTCAACTGCTGCAAGATGTCAGCGGTGTTTTCAGGCCAGGGGTGTTAACAGCTCTGATGGGGATCACTGGTGCTGGAAAGACAACATTGCTCGACATTTTGGCTGGAAGAAAAACTGGAGGATATATTGAAGGTACTATTAGGATAGCAGGATACCCAAAGAAGCAGGACACATTCTCAAGGATCTCGGGCTACTGTGAACAGAGTGACATTCACTCCCCTAACCTCACTGTGCATGAGTCACTACAGTTCTCAGCATGGCTTCGACTTCCTTCGAACGTTAACTCTCGCCAAAGAGAT ATGtttatagatgaagtaatggacctAGTTGAATTGACTGGACTGAAGAATGCCATGGTGGGAATAGCAGGAGCAACTGGCCTGTCAGCTGAGCAGCGAAAAAGGCTAACAATAGCAGTGGAGCTGGTAGCTAGTCCTTCCATTATATTCATGGACGAGCCAACCACTGGCTTGGATGCCCGTGCTGCAGCAATTGTGATGAGAACAGTAAGAAAGACAGTAGACACTGGACGAACTGTAGTCTGCACAATTCATCAACCAAGCATTGGGATATTTGAATCTTTTGATGAg CTTTTGCTTATGAAAAGAGGTGGTCAAATCATATACAGTGGTTCATTAGGTCCGCTATCTAGCAACATGATCAAGTATTTCGAG GCTATACCTGGTGTTCCTAGAATAAAAGAGGGACAAAACCCAGCAGCATGGGTGTTGGATATAAGTTCACACATAACAGAATATGTGACTGGAGTGGACTATGCAGAAATTTACCGGAGCTCCTCCCTGTACAG GGAGAACATGCTTCTAATTGAAGAGCTGGGCCAACCAGCGCCAAACACCGTGGATCTACATTTTCCCCCAGGATATTGGCAGAACTTTAGGGCGCAGTGCATGGCTTGCCTGTGGAAACAAAGATGTGCATACTGGAAAAACTCAGAACACAATGTTGTTCGGTTCCTAAACACGTTTGCTGTATCAATTATGTTTGGAATTGTATTCTGGAAAATTGGCTCAACCAT AAAACGGGAGCAAGATGTATTCAACATACTAGGGGTTGTATATGGATCAGCACTGTTTCTGGGCTTCATGAATTGCAGCATCTTACAGCCAGTTGTGGCAATGGAGAGAGTTGTTCTTTACCGAGAAAAGGCAGCAGGCATGTACTGTACCTTGGCCTATGCCATAGCTCAG ATGGCAATTGAATTGCCTTACATGCTTGTCCAAGTGCTCATCTTCGCATCAATCGTATACCCAATGATTGGGTTCGAGATGACAGCCGTCAAGTTCTTTTGGTTTGTTCTTTACATGGTGCTAAGCTTCATGTACTACACACTCTACGGGATGATGACAGTCGCATTAACACCTAACCTTGAGATAGCTGCCGGATTGTCCTTCCTTATCTTCATCTTTTGGAACGTCTTCTCCGGCTTCATCATTGGGAGAGAG CTGATCCCGATATGGTGGAGGTGGGTGTACTGGGCTAACCCAGCAGCATGGACAGTGTACGGGCTCATGTTCTCACAGCTGGGCGACCGGACAGAACTGATCCGTGTGCCGGGGCAACCGGACCAGACGGTGCGTGAGTTCCTCGAGGGCTACCTTGGCCTCGAGAACCGCTACTTCAACCTTGTCACATGCCTGCACCTGGCCATCATCGCCCTGTTcgccttcctcttcttcatcttcatcaaGCACCTAAAGTTCCAGCGGAGGTAG